One part of the Ailuropoda melanoleuca isolate Jingjing chromosome 6, ASM200744v2, whole genome shotgun sequence genome encodes these proteins:
- the LOC100464768 gene encoding 5-beta-cholestane-3-alpha,7-alpha-diol 12-alpha-hydroxylase: MVLWGLVLGALLVVTMGCLCLLGLLRQRRPQEPPLDKGSIPWLGHAVAFRKNMFEFLKHMRAKHGDVFTVQLGGQYFTFVMDPLSFGPILKDAQRKLDFVEYAEKLVLKVFGYQSVQGDYRMIHSASTKYLMGDGLEDLNKTMLDSLALVMLGPTGRSLDSSCWHEDGLFHFCYNVLFKAGYLSLFGYTKDQEQDLRQAEELFAQFRKFDRLFPRFVYSLLGPREWLEVGRLQSLFHKTLSVRHNLEKNGISNWISYMLHYLREQGVDPAMQDKFNFMMLWASQGNTGPASFWALLFLLKHPEAMRAVREEATQVLGEARLKARLSFDFDVSALHHTPVLDSVMEETLRLGAAPTLLRVVHSDHVLKMANGQEYLLRSKDIVALFPYISVHMDPDIHPQPTAFKYDRFLNPNGSRKVDFYKAGKKIHHYTMPWGSGVSICPGRFLAISEMKLFVLLMVTYFDLELVDPATPVPPVDPHRWGFGTTQPSHEVRFRYRLRPTN, from the coding sequence ATGGTCCTCTGGGGTCTGGTGCTGGGAGCCCTGCTGGTGGTCACCATGGGGTGCCTGTGTCTGCTGGGGCTGCTCCGGCAACGCAGGCCCCAGGAGCCCCCTCTGGATAAGGGCTCCATACCCTGGCTGGGCCATGCCGTGGCTTTCCGGAAGAATATGTTTGAATTCCTGAAGCACATGCGGGCCAAGCATGGAGATGTGTTCACAGTGCAGCTAGGGGGCCAGTACTTTACCTTTGTCATGGACCCCCTTTCCTTTGGCCCCATCCTCAAGGATGCACAGAGAAAACTAGACTTCGTGGAGTATGCAGAAAAACTGGTGCTAAAGGTATTTGGATACCAGTCGGTGCAAGGAGACTACCGGATGATACACTCTGCCAGCACCAAATACCTCATGGGGGATGGCTTGGAGGATCTCAACAAAACCATGCTGGACAGCCTGGCCCTGGTTATGCTGGGGCCCACGGGCCGGAGTCTGGATTCTAGCTGCTGGCATGAAGACGGCCTCTTCCACTTCTGCTACAATGTCTTGTTCAAGGCTGGCTACCTGAGCTTATTCGGCTACACAAAGGACCAGGAGCAAGACCTGCGACAGGCAGAGGAGTTATTTGCCCAGTTCCGCAAGTTTGACCGCTTGTTCCCCAGGTTTGTGTACTCCCTGCTGGGGCCCCGGGAGTGGCTAGAAGTGGGCCGGCTCCAGAGTCTCTTCCATAAGACACTCTCTGTGCGGCACAACTTGGAAAAGAATGGCATCAGCAACTGGATATCCTACATGCTTCACTATCTGAGGGAGCAGGGAGTAGACCCAGCCATGCAGGACAAGTTCAACTTCATGATGCTCTGGGCCTCCCAGGGGAACACGGGCCCGGCCTCTTTCTGGGCCCTCTTGTTCCTGCTCAAGCACCCAGAAGCCATGCGGGCTGTGAGGGAGGAGGCCACCCAAGTCCTGGGAGAAGCGAGGCTGAAGGCCAGGCTGTCCTTTGACTTTGATGTCAGTGCCCTGCACCACACTCCGGTGCTGGACAGTGTGATGGAGGAGACGCTGCGGCTGGGGGCTGCGCCCACCCTCCTCCGAGTGGTACACAGTGACCATGTCCTGAAGATGGCCAATGGACAGGAGTACCTGCTCCGAAGCAAAGACATCGTGGCCCTCTTTCCCTATATTTCAGTGCACATGGATCCTGACATCCACCCGCAACCCACGGCCTTCAAGTATGATCGCTTCCTCAACCCCAATGGTAGCCGGAAAGTGGACTTCTACAAGGCCGGCAAGAAGATCCACCACTACACCATGCCGTGGGGCTCAGGTGTCTCCATCTGCCCTGGGAGGTTTCTGGCCATCAGTGAGATGAAGCTCTTCGTCCTCCTCATGGTCACATACTTTGACCTGGAGCTGGTAGACCCTGCCACACCTGTGCCACCCGTGGATCCCCACCGCTGGGGCTTCGGCACCACCCAGCCCAGCCACGAGGTGCGCTTCCGTTACCGCCTGCGACCTACTAACTGA